In the Puntigrus tetrazona isolate hp1 chromosome 9, ASM1883169v1, whole genome shotgun sequence genome, one interval contains:
- the ttll4 gene encoding tubulin polyglutamylase TTLL4 translates to MASGGAEDVRNGASRPALVIQAKSAVVHSPNARGTFNAERKRLQGAAGDSVPQPNVRVLCDQPFCVSGIPTQRAYPHVPTVRVNRVQSTSATSLNCASNGLRTHSVLSKSLPHINAAPAACHSHRQSHWSLDSFRFKSGLLGKRAFSPQLSVCPACPSPPKSSSQRLVIEKIMPTNQSLPWTSNKLRDNSNGVVRPPNAKMPTYSKQETVELHGPANIVSGCNGTHSRGLRSDATKPPQPSVPLKDICTDALLNYSKAAKDLKAFEKIVAEDARAIELERCAGRGVGEAPQRVTKISSEAEFAAAVVHKLTKINAHARHRTLNGVSNNVKHLAGSAVPICLIREDEESCFAPMETNSALRSDVTDDKCPSAVVCDVKTQGAGCAIPEAAGRDAVSPQSPSVYAVTNQISAIQLTKEECCQASQVDTSPAMEEEDSHEIQRQGLLLDGDEEELPDKLENDFSDDVDSDDCDVSSTTSMTALSNVEEPVSPDVEGDLVEKPALVPSLFPHMPSTLYFSTASERVELLPAEQRKLLKWKITTVTPNVVKNTISRSHFKATKKSHDWLGCWGHHMKSPGFKTIREFQKLNHFPGSFQIGRKDRLWRNLSKMQARFGKREFGFFPRSFILPQDIKLLRKAWEDGGSKQKWIVKPPASARGIGIQVIHKWSQMPRKRPLLVQKYLHKPYLISGNKFDLRIYVYVTSYDPLCVYIFNDGLVRFASCKYSPSMKTLNNKFMHLTNYSVNKKNTEYQSNSDDKACQGHKWALKALWQYLGSQGINTTLIWEKIKDMVIKTIIASDPYVNSLVKMHVRSSYSCHELFGFDIMLDENLKPWVLEVNISPSLHSNTPLDVSIKGQMIRDLLNLAGFVLPLREDVASSSSSASSSTNSLCGAVREKWRSDISTDEKVKRAFYLSQRFGDQDFCATILDVLTPDDVRVLAEIEDELSRKGDFERVFPSHASSRYLRFFEQPRYLNILLNQWEQKYWLNRSKGINLLRDLCEKRVHLGNLADSVHHWSSKSYHGHRSQMTRSGVLVSQRSDAEDEDSSDREVQSVTMSLPDMSLLSTISLSPSPTSSSSLASDSLPSHDDL, encoded by the exons ATGGCCTCCGGTGGAGCTGAAGACGTAAGGAATGGGGCATCTCGGCCAGCCCTCGTCATCCAAGCCAAGTCCGCAGTAGTGCATTCGCCCAATGCACGAGGCACTTTCAATGCTGAAAGAAAGAGACTGCAGGGAGCCGCGGGTGATTCGGTGCCTCAGCCGAATGTGAGAGTGCTGTGTGATCAGCCCTTCTGTGTCTCAGGGATCCCCACACAACGTGCCTATCCACACGTGCCTACAGTAAGAGTCAACCGCGTACAGAGCACAAGTGCGACTTCTTTGAACTGTGCTAGTAACGGTTTGAGGACCCACAGTGTTTTATCCAAGAGTTTGCCACATATCAACGCCGCTCCCGCTGCATGCCATAGCCACCGTCAATCCCACTGGAGCCTTGATTCATTTCGTTTCAAGTCGGGGCTGTTAGGAAAAAGGGCCTTTTCGCCTCAGCTGTCCGTTTGTCCTGCCTGTCCCTCCCCACCCAAGTCGTCTTCTCAAAGGCTTGTAATTGAGAAAATCATGCCTACTAATCAGTCTTTGCCTTGGACGAGCAACAAGCTCAGGGATAACAGCAATGGAGTTGTGCGGCCCCCAAATGCCAAAATGCCCACGTACTCCAAACAAGAGACCGTTGAGCTGCACGGTCCCGCCAATATCGTATCCGGCTGCAATGGGACACATTCGCGAGGCCTCAGAAGCGACGCAACGAAACCTCCCCAACCGAGCGTGCCTTTGAAAGACATATGCACGGACGCGCTTTTGAACTACAGCAAGGCAGCCAAGGATTTAAAGGCGTTTGAGAAGATCGTAGCAGAAGACGCTAGGGCCATCGAGCTGGAGCGCTGTGCGGGACGCGGCGTCGGTGAAGCTCCTCAGAGAGTGACCAAAATCAGCTCTGAGGCAGAGTTCGCTGCCGCCGTCGTGCATAAACTCACCAAAATCAACGCACACGCAAGACACCGGACGCTCAATGGTGTGAGCAACAACGTGAAACATCTCGCAGGTAGCGCCGTACCCATCTGCCTTATTCGTGAAGATGAGGAGTCTTGTTTTGCACCTATGGAAACCAACAGTGCCCTCAGGTCTGATGTAACGGATGACAAGTGCCCCTCTGCTGTCGTGTGTGATGTTAAGACGCAGGGAGCTGGTTGTGCCATTCCAGAGGCGGCTGGCCGAGATGCGGTCTCTCCTCAGTCGCCGTCTGTTTACGCCGTGACAAATCAGATATCTGCCATTCAACTCACTAAAGAGGAATGCTGTCAAGCCTCTCAGGTGGACACAAGCCCCGCGATGGAGGAGGAGGATAGTCATGAGATTCAGAG ACAGGGACTGCTTCTAGATGGTGATGAGGAGGAGCTTCCAGATAAGCTGGAGAATGACTTCAGTGATGATG TCGACTCAGATGATTGTGATGTCTCCTCTACAACATCCATGACAGCCTTGTCCAa TGTCGAGGAACCCGTTAGTCCTGATGTGGAGGGGGATCTAGTGGAGAAACCTGCACTTGTTCCCAGTCTCTTCCCCCACATGCCCTCCACGCTGTACTTCAGCACTGCCAGTGAAAGAG TGGAGCTGTTGCCTGCTGAACAGAGGAAGCTGCTCAAATGGAAGATAACTACAGTCACCCCCAATGTTGTGAAAAACACCATCTCCAGATCACACTTCAAAGCCACCAAAA agAGTCATGATTGGCTTGGCTGTTGGGGTCATCATATGAAGTCACCAGGGTTCAAGACCATTAGAGAGTTTCAGAAG CTGAACCACTTTCCAGGCTCCTTTCAGATCGGCCGGAAGGACCGACTTTGGAGGAACCTGTCCAAGATGCAGGCACGCTTTGGCAAAAGAGAGTTTGGCTTCTTCCCACGCTCCTTCATTCTCCCACAGGATATAAAGCTGCTAAGGAAGGCCTGGGAGGATGGAGGCAGCAAGCAGAAATGGATTGTCAAACCG CCCGCATCTGCTCGTGGAATTGGCATTCAGGTCATTCACAAGTGGAGCCAAATGCCACGGAAGAGACCACTCCTTGTGCAGAA GTATCTTCACAAGCCCTACCTCATCAGTGGGAATAAGTTTGATCTACGCATCTATGTGTATGTGACCTCTTATGACCCACTCTGTGTTTACATCTTTAATGATGGACTGGTCCGTTTTGCAAGCTGCAA atacTCTCCTTCTATGAAGACCCTCAACAACAAGTTTATGCACCTTACAAACTACAGTGTAAATAAGAAGAACACGGAGTATCAGAGCAACAGCGACGATAAGGCTTGTCAGGGTCATAAATG GGCCTTGAAGGCGCTGTGGCAGTACTTAGGCTCTCAAGGTATCAATACCACTCTCATTTGGGAGAAGATCAAAGATATGGTCATCAAAACCATCATTGC GTCTGACCCGTACGTGAACTCACTGGTGAAGATGCATGTACGTTCCTCCTACAGCTGTCATGAGCTGTTTGGCTTTGACATCATGTTGGATGAGAATCTGAAGCCATGGGTGCTGGAGGTGAACATCTCGCCCAG cCTACATTCTAACACACCACTGGACGTGAGCATCAAAGGTCAGATGATTCGAGACCTGCTGAATCTTGCTGGCTTTGTGTTGCCTTTGAGAGAAGACGTTGCATCATCCAGTTCCAGTGCCAGCAGCTCCACCAATAG tttatGTGGAGCAGTGCGAGAGAAATGGCGATCAGACATTTCTACAGATGAGAAAGTAAAGAGAGCTTTTTATCTCAGCCAGCGCTTTGGAGATCAG GATTTTTGTGCAACAATCCTGGACGTGCTGACACCTGATGATGTTCGTGTGCTGGCAGAGATTGAGGACGAGTTGAGTCGTAAAGGAGATTTTGAGCGAGTTTTTCCCTCTCATGCTTCCTCCCGGTACCTTCGTTTCTTTGAGCAACCACGCTACCTCAACATCCTCCTCAACCAATGGGAACAGAAATACTGGCTCAACAGGAGCAAAG GTATCAATCTGCTGAGGGATTTATGTGAGAAGAGGGTGCACCTGGGCAACCTGGCAGATTCTGTTCATCAC tggTCTTCCAAGTCGTATCATGGACACCGATCTCAGATGACTAGATCTGG TGTTCTGGTCAGTCAGAGGTCTGATGCTGAAGATGAGGATTCGTCTGACCGTGAAGttcagtcagtcactatgaGTCTTCCAGATATGAGTTTGCTGAGCACCATCAGCCTGAGCCCCAGTCCCACCTCCAGCTCCAGTCTGGCCAGCGACAGCCTGCCTTCTCACGATGACCTTTGA
- the prkag3b gene encoding 5'-AMP-activated protein kinase subunit gamma-3b isoform X1, translating to MDPLTEFPLMEDEGLTMKKTEPLQDPDSDVYAKFFMSHCCYDAIPTSSKLVIFDTTLQVKKAFFALVANGVRAAPLWDNKMQCFVGMLTITDFINILHRYYRSPMVQIYELEEHKIETWREVYLQYSLNSLISITPDSSLFEAIYSLLKNKIHRLPVIDPESGNVLHILTHKRILKFLHIFGSMIPKPRFLQKRIEEVKIGTFKSIATIRDTETVYDALSIFVERRVSALPVVNEQGKVVALYSRFDVINLAAQKSYNNLNMTMREVIQSRWCCIEGVLKCYPHETLETIIDRIAEAEVHRLVLVDTEDVVMGIVSLSDLLQALVLTPAGVEALFT from the exons ATGGACCCTCTGACGGAG TTCCCCTTGATGGAGGATGAGGGGCTGACCATGAAGAAGACAG AGCCTCTCCAGGACCCCGACTCAGATGTGTATGCCAAGTTCTTCATGAGTCACTGCTGCTACGATGCCATTCCAACGAGCTCCAAACTGGTCATCTTTGACACAACGCTGCAG GTGAAAAAAGCATTCTTTGCACTGGTTGCAAACGGGGTCAGAGCGGCACCTTTATGGGATAACAAGATGCAGTGTTTCGTAG GGATGCTCACCATTACAGACTTTATCAACATTCTCCATCGTTACTACAGATCTCCCATg gttCAGATTTATGAGCTGGAGGAACACAAGATTGAAACATGGAGAG AGGTCTATCTACAGTATTCTCTCAACTCCCTGATCAGCATCACACCTGACTCCAG CCTCTTCGAAGCCATTTATTCCTTACTGAAGAACAAGATTCACCGACTACCCGTCATAGACCCAGAATCGGGGAACGTCCTCCACATACTCACCCATAAACGCATCCTCAAGTTCTTACACATCTTT GGCTCGATGATCCCAAAGCCACGATTCTTACAGAAGCGGATTGAGGAAGTGAAAATCGGAACATTCAAGAGCATTGCAACTATCAGAGACACAGAAACCGTTTATGATGCTTTATCAATATTTGTAGAGCGACGGGTCTCAGCCCTGCCTGTCGTCAACGAGCAAG GCAAAGTGGTGGCACTTTACTCCAGATTTGATGTCATT AATTTGGCTGCGCAGAAAAGCTACAACAACCTGAACATGACGATGCGGGAGGTCATTCAGAGCCGCTGGTGCTGCATCGAGGGGGTGCTGAAGTGTTACCCTCACGAGACCCTCGAAACCATCATCGATAGGATCGCTGAGGCTGAG GTTCACCGTCTAGTGCTGGTGGACACGGAGGACGTGGTGATGGGAATCGTCTCGCTGTCTGATTTGCTTCAGGCGCTGGTCTTGACTCCTGCAGGCGTTGAAGCGCTTTTCACTTAA
- the prkag3b gene encoding 5'-AMP-activated protein kinase subunit gamma-3b isoform X2 translates to MSHCCYDAIPTSSKLVIFDTTLQVKKAFFALVANGVRAAPLWDNKMQCFVGMLTITDFINILHRYYRSPMVQIYELEEHKIETWREVYLQYSLNSLISITPDSSLFEAIYSLLKNKIHRLPVIDPESGNVLHILTHKRILKFLHIFGSMIPKPRFLQKRIEEVKIGTFKSIATIRDTETVYDALSIFVERRVSALPVVNEQGKVVALYSRFDVINLAAQKSYNNLNMTMREVIQSRWCCIEGVLKCYPHETLETIIDRIAEAEVHRLVLVDTEDVVMGIVSLSDLLQALVLTPAGVEALFT, encoded by the exons ATGAGTCACTGCTGCTACGATGCCATTCCAACGAGCTCCAAACTGGTCATCTTTGACACAACGCTGCAG GTGAAAAAAGCATTCTTTGCACTGGTTGCAAACGGGGTCAGAGCGGCACCTTTATGGGATAACAAGATGCAGTGTTTCGTAG GGATGCTCACCATTACAGACTTTATCAACATTCTCCATCGTTACTACAGATCTCCCATg gttCAGATTTATGAGCTGGAGGAACACAAGATTGAAACATGGAGAG AGGTCTATCTACAGTATTCTCTCAACTCCCTGATCAGCATCACACCTGACTCCAG CCTCTTCGAAGCCATTTATTCCTTACTGAAGAACAAGATTCACCGACTACCCGTCATAGACCCAGAATCGGGGAACGTCCTCCACATACTCACCCATAAACGCATCCTCAAGTTCTTACACATCTTT GGCTCGATGATCCCAAAGCCACGATTCTTACAGAAGCGGATTGAGGAAGTGAAAATCGGAACATTCAAGAGCATTGCAACTATCAGAGACACAGAAACCGTTTATGATGCTTTATCAATATTTGTAGAGCGACGGGTCTCAGCCCTGCCTGTCGTCAACGAGCAAG GCAAAGTGGTGGCACTTTACTCCAGATTTGATGTCATT AATTTGGCTGCGCAGAAAAGCTACAACAACCTGAACATGACGATGCGGGAGGTCATTCAGAGCCGCTGGTGCTGCATCGAGGGGGTGCTGAAGTGTTACCCTCACGAGACCCTCGAAACCATCATCGATAGGATCGCTGAGGCTGAG GTTCACCGTCTAGTGCTGGTGGACACGGAGGACGTGGTGATGGGAATCGTCTCGCTGTCTGATTTGCTTCAGGCGCTGGTCTTGACTCCTGCAGGCGTTGAAGCGCTTTTCACTTAA